A stretch of DNA from Candidatus Cloacimonadaceae bacterium:
TAAACTTAGCTCATCGCTGCCAATAGCCCTGGACGCCATGATCAATGGTAGTGAGACCTCAAGCCCTGTTGCTCCGGTTGATTTAGCGCAAGCTACCATTGGGCCCGGAATGGCAGTTTATTCCAAATACAAAGCAATCTTAGAATCTGACGGCAGTCCAATGACGGTACATACAGCGCTTATTCTCATCAACAAAGTTCTGGATGAGTATTTCAAAGAGCGGGAAGGCGATTGGGATAATGATACCCGTTTCTGCCTGCAGTGGTTTAGCGAATATGGTTGGAAAGAAGGTGCTTATGGTGAGGCGGAAGTGCTTGCCACGGCAAAGGGGCTTTCTGTCGAAGGTGTGCGTGATAGTGGAGTTTTGATTGCCGGCAGTGGTAAAGTGCGCCTGTATCGCCCGGCTGAGTATCCCTCGGACTGGAATCCACTTAAAGATGACCGAACTCCAGTCTGGGAAGTATTGCATCAGCTAATCCGGGCACATCAAACCAGTGGCGAATCTGCTGCCGCAGAGATAGCATCGGCAGTTCCGCAATTAGCAGCAACTGCCAGACAGCTTGCTTTCCTGCTATATACTTTGTGCGAACGTCAAGGCTGGGCAGAAGATGCCAGACCCTATAATGATCTTGTCACTGCCTGGCTTTCCATCGAAAAACAAGCTCAGGATAGAGGTATAAAAGGTGATCAGATTGAGGCTGAGTTTTAGTAGTGAGGAGATATCATGCTGAGGATAGTTGAACTGCTTGCCCGGGAAGAAGGCAAGACTCTGGAATTCAAGCGTGATTGCAGTTCGCTTGATCCGATTGTCAAAACAGTGATAGCCTTTGCCAATACTGCTGGTGGCCAAATTCTGATTGGGATTCGAGATCAGAACAAAGAGATAGTTGGGGTTGAAGATCCTACCAGCGATGAATCCAGGTTGTGTAATGCCTTCTCTGACATGATATGCCCACAAATGATCCCCGACATAAATATAATAAACTACAGGGGATTATCCCTTCTTTTGATTAGCGTCCCTCATCTCAGCGGACCGTATTACCTTAGATCGGTTGGCTTGGAGCGTGGTGCATATATCCGTTTGGGGTCATCAAACCGTGTGGCAGATGTGGACATGCTTGAAGAGCTCAAACGCCAGGCACAGAATAAGTGTTATGACGAAACTCCTCTGCTCGGAATGAACTCGGAACAAATAGACTTCCGAGTAGCTTCCGAGTTGTTTGCCAAGCATGGTAAACTCATTGATATGAATAAGCTTGCGAATATAGGAGCTCTGCAATTACATGGTGAGAGGCTGGTACCAAGTATTGGAGGACTACTTCTATTTGGCTTAAACAAAGCAACGGAGTTTCCCGATGCAAAAGTTAAATGTGCCAGATTCAAAGGGACCGTGAGTACTGAATTCGTGGACAATCTGGAAACCAGTTCGGGCTTGATAGATGCTGTGGATGAAACTATTGCATTTATCCGCAGACACTCCAAACAGGGGCTGGAGATTGGCACCATCGCCCACAAGGTAATCTCGGAATATCCTGATATAGCTATACGGGAAACGGTTATAAATGCCATTGTTCACACCGATTAT
This window harbors:
- a CDS encoding ATP-binding protein; this encodes MLRIVELLAREEGKTLEFKRDCSSLDPIVKTVIAFANTAGGQILIGIRDQNKEIVGVEDPTSDESRLCNAFSDMICPQMIPDINIINYRGLSLLLISVPHLSGPYYLRSVGLERGAYIRLGSSNRVADVDMLEELKRQAQNKCYDETPLLGMNSEQIDFRVASELFAKHGKLIDMNKLANIGALQLHGERLVPSIGGLLLFGLNKATEFPDAKVKCARFKGTVSTEFVDNLETSSGLIDAVDETIAFIRRHSKQGLEIGTIAHKVISEYPDIAIRETVINAIVHTDYAIKGMSIRVGIFDDRIEITNPGSLPFGISMEHLFSGVSKLRNRVIGRVFHELGLIEQWGTGISRIKETCRLANLPEPRFEELGGSFRVTLYSSSQPHIAKRGWELQLVEYLQKHQEISSKQAADLWGISERAARTKLKVLIEDRVITKIATNPNDPKTVYVLQSWN